The Litchfieldia alkalitelluris genome has a window encoding:
- a CDS encoding FbpB family small basic protein — protein MLKKMQTKKSLKALILENKEDLLRDKDQLDKIEKRIEDKHIHGK, from the coding sequence ATGTTAAAAAAAATGCAAACAAAAAAGTCTTTAAAAGCTCTTATTTTAGAAAATAAGGAAGATCTTTTAAGAGATAAAGATCAATTAGATAAAATTGAAAAGCGTATTGAAGACAAACATATCCACGGCAAGTAA
- a CDS encoding GrpB family protein, whose protein sequence is MFLGGASFLRKVVVTDYQEHWPKLFQDEAEKIKKILKDEVLEIHHFGSTSVPGLKAKPIIDILPVVQNIEVVDSFNEQMKSLGYEPMGEFGMPGRRYFRKGNNTRTHHVHMFDQHNTYEINRHLAVRDYLRANPEEALAYGLLKEQLSSLYPDNIEAYMDGKDRFVKNLERKSLAWSAER, encoded by the coding sequence ATGTTTTTAGGAGGTGCTTCTTTTTTGAGGAAAGTTGTTGTGACTGATTACCAAGAGCATTGGCCGAAATTATTTCAAGATGAAGCTGAAAAAATCAAGAAGATCCTAAAGGATGAAGTATTAGAAATTCATCACTTTGGAAGCACCTCAGTCCCGGGCCTTAAAGCAAAACCCATTATCGATATTCTTCCTGTTGTACAGAATATAGAAGTAGTGGATAGTTTCAATGAACAAATGAAAAGCCTAGGATATGAACCTATGGGTGAGTTTGGAATGCCGGGAAGACGATATTTTCGCAAGGGAAATAATACTCGCACACACCATGTTCATATGTTCGACCAACACAATACCTATGAAATCAATCGTCACTTGGCCGTTCGGGACTATTTGCGAGCAAACCCAGAAGAAGCTCTTGCCTATGGGCTCCTGAAAGAGCAGCTGTCATCATTATATCCTGACAACATTGAGGCATATATGGATGGTAAAGACCGCTTTGTTAAGAACTTAGAAAGAAAATCGCTTGCTTGGTCGGCAGAAAGGTGA
- a CDS encoding LCP family protein, producing the protein MDRQKRQRKKRVFKILLIFFILIIAVFSYGFYQYYQGLQLANVDQEAPTKEKNQEEEFQGATIENNIGKVNILLLGIDARDEEQSRTDTIMIAQYDPKTESAKLVSLMRDIYVEIPEHQSYKINTAFFLGGPELLRKTIKTNFDIDLHYYAIIDFKGFEKAVDALAPVGIEIDVEKAMSEQIGVSLQPGLQNLNGKELLGYARFRADAEADFGRVRRQQVVVNALKDEVISVNGVTKLPKLVGTVTPYIETNLQTLEIMGLLKDFILHPPDHIDTLRIPVDDSYVDASYPHAGAVLEINKEMNKQAIDEFLNLGGLETTN; encoded by the coding sequence ATGGATCGACAAAAGCGTCAAAGAAAAAAACGAGTGTTTAAGATACTGCTAATTTTCTTTATTTTAATCATAGCAGTTTTCTCATATGGTTTTTATCAATATTATCAAGGCTTACAATTAGCTAATGTGGATCAAGAAGCCCCCACTAAAGAAAAAAATCAAGAAGAAGAGTTTCAGGGAGCAACGATTGAAAACAATATAGGAAAAGTGAACATCTTATTATTAGGAATTGATGCAAGAGACGAAGAACAATCACGTACAGATACAATTATGATCGCTCAATATGACCCTAAAACAGAATCAGCAAAATTGGTATCACTTATGAGAGATATCTATGTGGAAATTCCAGAGCACCAAAGCTATAAAATAAACACTGCATTCTTTTTAGGCGGTCCTGAGCTTTTACGAAAAACAATCAAGACAAATTTTGATATTGACCTTCATTATTATGCCATTATAGATTTTAAAGGATTTGAGAAAGCCGTAGACGCACTTGCTCCAGTTGGTATTGAGATTGATGTTGAAAAGGCAATGTCAGAACAAATCGGTGTATCCTTACAACCAGGTCTTCAGAATTTAAACGGTAAAGAATTACTCGGCTATGCCCGTTTTCGTGCAGATGCAGAAGCAGATTTTGGACGTGTTAGACGTCAACAAGTAGTAGTGAATGCGCTCAAGGATGAAGTCATTAGTGTGAATGGCGTCACAAAGCTCCCTAAATTAGTGGGAACTGTTACACCATATATCGAAACTAATCTTCAAACCCTTGAAATTATGGGGTTATTAAAGGATTTTATTCTCCATCCGCCTGATCATATCGACACTTTGCGCATACCTGTAGATGACTCTTATGTAGATGCAAGCTATCCTCATGCAGGTGCTGTATTAGAAATTAATAAAGAGATGAATAAGCAAGCAATTGATGAATTCCTTAACCTTGGTGGCTTAGAAACAACAAATTAA
- a CDS encoding ROK family protein codes for MRQNTIGIDLGGTNIRVALVEDHGMILKELNEKTEVEKGPEFVINKMVRMINEINQGENVKSVGIGAPGPLDLKKGLILDPPHLPGWTEIPLVRILEKETGLNVFLDNDANAAALAESLLGAGRDYESVYYITISTGVGAGFVINGKIFQGAQGYAGEIGNMIVNNAGQSYLGLNRGALEGITSGSSITREGMVRLGVKGGTEEVFLLAKNGDIVANEIIDEVIKHMAIAIANIIHTINPAVFILGGGVMKSEQQILEPLREKVKEFVYPGLKEIIRIHPAQLGTRAGIVGASLIPRQYE; via the coding sequence ATGAGACAAAATACAATTGGTATAGATCTAGGTGGAACCAATATCCGGGTGGCGCTCGTTGAAGATCATGGGATGATTTTAAAAGAGCTCAATGAAAAAACGGAAGTGGAAAAGGGACCGGAGTTCGTGATAAACAAAATGGTTCGTATGATTAATGAAATAAACCAAGGAGAAAATGTGAAGTCGGTTGGAATTGGGGCTCCAGGTCCTCTTGATCTTAAGAAGGGACTCATTTTAGACCCACCACATCTGCCTGGTTGGACTGAAATTCCTTTGGTAAGAATCTTAGAGAAGGAAACAGGTCTAAACGTGTTTCTTGATAATGATGCAAATGCTGCAGCGTTGGCGGAGAGCTTGCTAGGTGCTGGGAGGGACTATGAAAGTGTCTATTATATAACGATTTCTACAGGAGTTGGAGCTGGGTTTGTTATTAATGGAAAGATTTTTCAAGGCGCCCAAGGTTATGCCGGTGAAATAGGAAATATGATTGTAAACAATGCAGGTCAAAGTTATTTGGGATTAAATAGAGGAGCTTTAGAAGGGATTACTAGCGGTAGTTCCATTACTAGGGAAGGTATGGTTCGTTTAGGGGTAAAGGGAGGAACCGAGGAGGTATTTTTATTAGCCAAGAATGGAGATATAGTTGCAAATGAGATTATTGATGAAGTCATCAAGCATATGGCGATTGCGATTGCAAATATCATACATACCATTAACCCAGCTGTATTTATCTTGGGTGGTGGAGTCATGAAGTCAGAGCAACAAATCCTTGAGCCATTACGTGAAAAAGTCAAAGAATTTGTTTATCCAGGACTTAAAGAAATCATCCGAATTCACCCTGCACAGCTTGGAACAAGGGCTGGGATTGTAGGTGCATCTTTGATTCCTAGGCAATATGAATAG